In the genome of Luteitalea pratensis, the window ACAACGAGGAAGGGGCGATTGCGTCGACCCTGGCTGCCGTCGACACGACAATGCGGCCGACCGGGCGTGACTACGAGGTGCTCGTCGTCGATGACGGGTCCACCGATCGGACGGCCCAGGTGCTGGCTGAGGCGGGCGCCCGTGTGGTGCGGCATCGCGCCAACCGCGGCTACGGCGCCGCGCTCAAGACCGGCATCCGCGCCACCACGCATCCGCTCATTGCGATCCTCGACGCCGACGGGACGTATCCGATTGGCCGCCTGCCGGAGCTGCTGGCAGAGGCCGATCAGGCCGACATGGTGGTGGGGGCCCGCACTGGTGCCAGTGTCCATGTGCCGGCCCTGCGCCGGCCGGTCAAGTGGCTGCTCACTCGCGCCGCGAACGTCCTGAGCGGGCACCGGATTCCCGACCTCAACTCGGGCATGCGCGTCTTCCGCCGCGAAATCGCGACGCGGTTCTTCGGCCTGTTCCCGGATGGCTTCTCGTTCACGTCGACGATCACTCTCGCCTCGCACATCAACGGCTATCGCGTCGAGTACGTGCCCATCGACTACTACCGCCGCACTGGGGCGTCGTCCATCCGCCCCGTGCGCGATACGCTGAACTTCTTCCTGCTGATCGTGCGGATGGTGGTCACTTTCCGGCCGCTCAACGTCTTCCTGCCTACCGCGGCGGCCCTCATCGTCCTTGGCACCGTCAAGGCAGCGCTCGACTTCATTCGCACCGGGGCCTTCGGTGTCGGCGCCGCGATCCTCATCCTGACGGCCATCCAGGTCGCGATGATGGGCCTGCTCGCCGATCTCGTCACGCGGCGGACGAGCCTGTAGGAAATTGCAGAATTGCAGAATTGCAGAATTTCATTGCCATCGCCATTGTTCGTGGCTGCTGACGGCGGTAATGCAATTCCTGAAATTGTGAACTTGTGAAATTGCACGTTGGTCATCCTCGCGGCAGGGTGACGATGAAGACCGCGCCGCCCTCGGGACGGTTGCTGGCGCTGACCACACCGCCGTGCAGTTCGACGAGGTGTCGCA includes:
- a CDS encoding glycosyltransferase family 2 protein — protein: MPEPVSILIPVYNEEGAIASTLAAVDTTMRPTGRDYEVLVVDDGSTDRTAQVLAEAGARVVRHRANRGYGAALKTGIRATTHPLIAILDADGTYPIGRLPELLAEADQADMVVGARTGASVHVPALRRPVKWLLTRAANVLSGHRIPDLNSGMRVFRREIATRFFGLFPDGFSFTSTITLASHINGYRVEYVPIDYYRRTGASSIRPVRDTLNFFLLIVRMVVTFRPLNVFLPTAAALIVLGTVKAALDFIRTGAFGVGAAILILTAIQVAMMGLLADLVTRRTSL